The following proteins are co-located in the Pedobacter sp. FW305-3-2-15-E-R2A2 genome:
- a CDS encoding RNA polymerase sigma-70 factor, with protein sequence MIDYTVITDQELAKMLALGDQTAFAEIYSRYKFILYNHAWNKTRDKQEAQDTLQEVFAMIWSKRATINIGNNLSGYLYTCVRNHILNVIVRRNTHNKYTSSILKFAQTGQVLTDHLIRENQLKALIDREIAALPPRMREVFELSRKQHLSHKQIAEIMGTSEETVKKQMSRALKSLRLKLGLPVFILMLLFYR encoded by the coding sequence ATGATAGATTATACCGTAATAACTGACCAGGAGCTGGCCAAAATGCTTGCATTAGGGGATCAGACTGCCTTTGCGGAAATCTATAGTCGCTACAAATTTATCCTTTACAACCATGCCTGGAACAAAACCCGGGATAAACAGGAAGCACAGGATACCTTACAGGAGGTTTTTGCAATGATCTGGTCTAAAAGAGCAACGATCAATATTGGCAATAATCTTTCCGGTTACCTTTATACCTGTGTTCGAAATCACATCCTAAATGTCATTGTCCGCAGGAACACCCACAATAAATACACCTCTTCGATATTGAAATTTGCGCAAACAGGGCAGGTGCTTACCGATCACCTGATCCGTGAAAATCAATTGAAAGCTTTGATCGACAGGGAGATTGCTGCACTTCCTCCACGCATGCGTGAGGTATTTGAGCTGAGCAGAAAACAACACCTGAGCCATAAACAGATCGCTGAAATAATGGGTACGAGTGAAGAAACGGTTAAAAAACAAATGTCCAGAGCGTTAAAATCACTACGCTTAAAGTTAGGGCTTCCCGTTTTCATCCTCATGCTGTTGTTTTACCGGTAA
- a CDS encoding aldo/keto reductase, protein MANIKIPPVVFGTSGLGNLYHALDYGTKKAIVNACLTSSSDLTFFDTAGKYGAGLALEVLGSCLKDLRIDPSKVLISNKLGWYQTELKDPEPTFEPGIWKNLKNDAVQRISYQGILDCFEQGNKLLGGYPANFVSVHDPDEYLRSAENERQSRQRYADIMDAYQALHELKSAGSVAAVGIGAKDWKVIRKIEQDVQLDWVMIANSLTVKSHPKELIQFIETLDKKNIPVINSAIFNGGFLTGSEFYNYRRIDANNADDQALLNWRSDFFDICSQYGLLPAEACFNFCRHFSGIKSIAMSTTRVEKVAQNLAMTSKQVPREFWITMYKNGLIETPIIL, encoded by the coding sequence ATGGCGAACATCAAAATTCCTCCTGTTGTATTTGGAACCAGTGGTTTGGGCAACCTCTACCATGCCCTGGACTACGGAACAAAAAAGGCAATCGTCAATGCATGCCTGACCTCCTCGTCTGACCTCACTTTTTTTGATACCGCTGGTAAATACGGCGCAGGGCTTGCCCTTGAAGTGCTGGGATCTTGCCTGAAAGATTTGAGAATTGATCCCTCAAAGGTATTGATCAGCAATAAACTGGGATGGTACCAGACGGAGCTGAAGGATCCGGAACCTACATTCGAACCTGGCATATGGAAAAATCTGAAAAATGATGCAGTTCAGCGCATCAGCTATCAGGGAATCCTGGATTGCTTTGAACAGGGAAACAAGCTGCTTGGAGGTTATCCTGCAAACTTTGTTTCTGTTCACGATCCCGACGAGTACCTGCGTTCAGCAGAAAATGAAAGGCAAAGCCGGCAGCGATATGCGGACATTATGGATGCCTATCAGGCATTACATGAGCTGAAATCAGCCGGAAGCGTTGCTGCTGTAGGCATTGGTGCTAAAGACTGGAAGGTCATCAGAAAAATCGAACAGGATGTTCAGCTGGATTGGGTGATGATTGCAAACAGCCTGACCGTTAAATCTCACCCGAAAGAACTCATTCAGTTTATTGAAACACTGGATAAGAAAAATATTCCGGTCATCAATTCTGCAATTTTTAATGGGGGCTTTTTAACCGGAAGCGAATTTTACAATTACCGCCGGATTGACGCCAACAATGCAGATGACCAGGCACTATTGAATTGGCGTAGCGATTTTTTCGACATTTGCAGTCAATATGGACTGCTGCCAGCTGAAGCTTGCTTTAATTTTTGCAGGCATTTTTCAGGTATAAAGAGTATTGCAATGAGTACGACAAGAGTTGAAAAAGTAGCACAGAATCTAGCGATGACATCAAAGCAGGTTCCCCGGGAATTCTGGATAACTATGTATAAAAACGGATTAATTGAAACCCCCATCATCTTATGA
- a CDS encoding FecR domain-containing protein has protein sequence MTEEELQQILKRYSEGKATEQEKALLESWYLNYNSDHSEQAQMPELLEAVDRVWANVNPITVVARQLSLFAKLSIAAAVLLILSFGTWFILQKQEPAVFELSVAKDIAPGQNKATLTLASGRKIILAETAVGEILREPGGLSISHTKSGELIYTSKATGKQTAGAAWNTLETFKGEQHQLMLPDGSHVWLNAASSITFPDSFSATREVSVSGEVYFEVAHDPSRPFIVKSKGQRVEVLGTHFNINVYPDELSGKTTLLEGAVRISTDANGSSLLKPGEQASLTAGKIRVAKVSTDEVIAWKNGYFMFESEDIRSVMRKISRWYNVEVVYEGEVPQDTFGGTIDRFAKVSQVLKKLQLTDKVHFKVEGRRIIVTK, from the coding sequence ATGACAGAGGAAGAATTACAGCAAATACTAAAAAGGTACAGCGAGGGCAAGGCAACCGAACAGGAAAAAGCATTGCTCGAAAGCTGGTATCTGAATTACAATAGCGACCATTCCGAACAGGCTCAAATGCCCGAGTTGCTGGAAGCGGTGGATAGGGTATGGGCAAACGTAAATCCGATTACGGTAGTGGCCAGGCAGCTTTCCTTGTTTGCAAAATTGAGCATCGCTGCTGCGGTTCTTTTAATTTTGTCTTTTGGTACCTGGTTTATCCTGCAAAAACAGGAACCGGCAGTATTTGAGCTGAGTGTTGCTAAAGATATTGCCCCTGGACAGAACAAGGCGACGCTTACGCTCGCTTCCGGCAGGAAAATCATTTTGGCGGAGACTGCAGTCGGCGAGATTCTCAGGGAACCAGGGGGGCTCAGCATCAGTCATACCAAATCGGGAGAACTGATCTATACCTCAAAGGCAACCGGGAAACAGACAGCCGGCGCAGCATGGAATACACTCGAAACCTTTAAAGGGGAGCAACATCAGCTGATGCTTCCGGATGGTTCTCATGTCTGGCTGAATGCAGCTTCTTCCATTACCTTTCCTGATTCATTTTCAGCTACGCGGGAAGTGTCGGTCAGCGGTGAAGTGTATTTTGAAGTCGCCCATGACCCATCGAGGCCGTTTATCGTAAAAAGTAAGGGGCAGCGGGTCGAGGTATTGGGGACACATTTTAACATCAACGTTTATCCGGATGAACTTTCAGGTAAGACAACCTTGCTGGAGGGTGCGGTCAGGATCAGTACTGATGCCAACGGTTCCAGCCTGCTGAAACCAGGAGAACAGGCCAGTCTGACTGCCGGAAAGATCAGGGTTGCCAAAGTATCCACGGATGAAGTCATCGCCTGGAAGAACGGTTATTTCATGTTTGAAAGCGAAGACATCCGCTCGGTGATGAGAAAAATATCGAGGTGGTATAACGTAGAGGTGGTCTATGAGGGAGAAGTCCCTCAGGATACCTTTGGCGGTACAATTGACCGTTTTGCCAAAGTCTCCCAGGTCCTTAAAAAATTACAACTGACCGATAAGGTCCATTTCAAAGTAGAAGGAAGGAGGATTATCGTTACGAAATAA
- a CDS encoding zinc-binding alcohol dehydrogenase family protein encodes MITLSCETPGKFEFKESTLPKPKKGYALLKIKRIGICGTDYHAFEGTQPFFNYPRILGHEIAAEIAGLETEQEFRIGEKVTINPYFSCGQCIACRNAKPNCCEHISVFGVHEDGGMQEYISVPESALIHGQGLSFDELALVEPLAIGAHGIRLSELKTGEFVLILGAGPIGLGTASLAQIAGGEVIVADYNTNRLDFCRNQLDISHTINLSETDMYTSLKEITHGDMPTVIIDCTGNQEAINGALKFLAHGGKLILIGLQKKEINISHPEFHKREATLKSSRNALSDDFSHVINCISKGLIHPLDFISHRVAFESLPGNFEKLLNSQQSVIKAMVEFD; translated from the coding sequence ATGATCACACTATCTTGTGAAACCCCCGGTAAATTTGAATTTAAAGAAAGTACCCTTCCAAAGCCAAAGAAAGGATACGCGCTCCTGAAAATTAAGAGAATAGGCATTTGTGGAACGGACTATCACGCTTTCGAAGGAACACAACCTTTTTTTAATTATCCCCGGATCCTTGGTCATGAGATTGCTGCAGAAATCGCCGGTCTTGAAACTGAACAGGAATTCCGTATCGGCGAAAAGGTCACCATTAACCCTTATTTCTCCTGTGGTCAATGTATTGCATGTAGAAATGCCAAACCCAATTGCTGTGAACACATCAGCGTATTTGGTGTGCACGAAGATGGTGGCATGCAGGAATATATTTCCGTACCGGAATCAGCGCTCATTCATGGCCAGGGCCTGAGTTTTGATGAACTGGCACTGGTGGAGCCCTTAGCTATAGGCGCTCATGGCATTAGACTGTCTGAGCTTAAAACAGGCGAATTTGTTTTGATCTTAGGCGCCGGACCAATAGGATTGGGTACCGCCAGCCTAGCACAAATAGCTGGTGGGGAAGTTATTGTAGCGGACTATAATACCAACCGACTGGATTTTTGTCGTAATCAACTCGATATCTCTCATACGATCAACCTTTCAGAAACCGATATGTATACCAGCCTGAAGGAAATTACCCATGGTGACATGCCAACGGTGATTATCGATTGTACAGGAAATCAGGAGGCCATAAACGGAGCCTTGAAATTTCTCGCTCATGGCGGAAAACTAATTCTGATCGGACTTCAGAAAAAAGAGATCAACATCAGTCATCCCGAGTTTCATAAACGTGAGGCGACACTGAAAAGTAGTAGAAATGCCTTATCTGATGATTTTTCGCATGTCATTAACTGTATCAGCAAGGGGCTGATTCATCCATTGGATTTTATCAGTCACCGCGTAGCCTTTGAAAGCTTACCGGGGAATTTTGAAAAGCTACTGAACTCGCAGCAATCGGTCATCAAGGCAATGGTGGAATTTGACTAA
- a CDS encoding helix-turn-helix transcriptional regulator, giving the protein MTRKLIKNYFHLLNTDYVKLGAKWNFSNVMSPYYRIYYIDEGEGVISSLAGNVILKPGNLYLIPSFTLCDLSCSHFLSQYFVQFFEESPDGLSLFANCRKIMHLAATPIDIANINRILAINPGRGINRSDDPKVYEKDIYYKEYTELNNLQSVSAQYETQGIILQLISRFLKPEIFRQDKLAVIPSVILDAISYIQINISSVLKVSYLADRANLNTDYFSRIFHRYTGKSPVAYILEKRIERAQYLIITTNYQYGDIAQLTGFENSQYFSRIFKRLTGLTPGAYRTQNQTMNLID; this is encoded by the coding sequence ATGACCAGAAAACTCATCAAAAACTATTTTCATCTGTTAAACACAGATTATGTCAAACTGGGGGCCAAATGGAACTTCAGCAATGTGATGAGTCCATACTATAGAATATATTACATCGATGAGGGAGAAGGAGTGATTTCCAGCTTAGCGGGGAATGTAATTTTGAAGCCCGGAAACTTATACCTTATTCCGAGCTTCACCCTTTGCGACCTTTCCTGCAGCCACTTTTTAAGTCAGTATTTTGTGCAGTTTTTCGAGGAGTCTCCTGATGGCTTATCGCTGTTCGCAAATTGCAGAAAAATCATGCACTTAGCCGCAACACCAATTGACATTGCAAATATCAACAGGATACTGGCCATAAACCCAGGAAGAGGCATCAACCGGTCTGACGATCCCAAAGTTTATGAAAAAGACATTTACTACAAAGAGTATACGGAGCTCAATAATTTACAAAGCGTATCAGCTCAATATGAAACGCAGGGCATTATCTTACAATTAATTTCAAGATTTCTAAAACCCGAGATCTTCAGGCAGGATAAACTCGCTGTAATTCCCTCGGTAATTCTTGATGCCATAAGTTATATACAGATCAATATCAGTTCGGTATTAAAGGTAAGTTATCTGGCAGACCGTGCAAACCTGAATACCGATTATTTTTCCAGGATATTCCACCGGTATACCGGAAAAAGTCCGGTTGCCTATATCCTGGAAAAAAGAATAGAGCGTGCACAATACCTGATCATCACCACAAACTACCAATATGGCGATATTGCTCAGCTAACGGGCTTTGAAAACTCCCAGTATTTTTCCAGAATTTTCAAACGTTTAACTGGTCTCACACCGGGAGCATACAGAACACAGAACCAAACAATGAACCTGATCGATTAA
- a CDS encoding oleate hydratase — MKAITSKFSNILNTSPNDGNVNHEPDSSKEQQRNTPQKSMPFSDQIGNYQRNRGIPRKSYKDSKIYIIGSGIAGMATAYYFIRDGQVPAKNITFLEQLHIDGGSLDGAGNAKEGYIIRGGREMDMTYENLWDIFQDIPALEMPAPYTVLDEYRLINDNDSNYSKARLIHQQGVIKDFSKFGLNKKDQMAIIKLLLKKKEDLDDLTIEDYFSESFLSSDFWTYWRTMFAFENWHSLLELKLYMHRFLHAIDGLHDFSSLVFPKYNQYDTFVTPLRNFLKDKGVNIQFNTLINDLDIHINTEGKVVEGIITTQNGKEVKIPVGKDDYVIVTTGSMTEDTFYGDNKKAPVITVDNNTSGKSGGWKLWKNLAAKSPVFGKPEKFCSNIEKSAWESVTLTCRPSALVEKLKEYCVNDPYSGKTATGGIVTITDSNWLMSFTCNRQPHFPEQPDDILVLWVYALFMDKEGNQVKKVMPECTGDEILAELCYHMGIIDQLDDVVKHTIVRTAFMPYITSMFMPRAKGDRPRVVPEGCKNLGLIGQFVETNNDVVFTMESSVRTARIAVYELLDLNKQVPDINPLQYDIRHLLKAAKTLNDNKPFLGEGILRSVLKGTYFEHILPAGPEGEEEHESFIMEQVNKFKDWMKGLKDH, encoded by the coding sequence ATGAAAGCAATCACCTCTAAATTCAGTAACATATTAAACACTTCCCCTAACGATGGAAATGTGAATCATGAACCTGATTCCAGCAAAGAGCAGCAACGCAATACCCCGCAAAAATCTATGCCCTTTTCGGATCAGATTGGAAACTATCAACGTAACAGAGGAATCCCCCGTAAATCCTATAAGGACAGTAAAATCTATATCATAGGCAGCGGTATTGCCGGCATGGCTACTGCATATTATTTTATTCGTGATGGACAGGTGCCCGCGAAAAACATCACATTTTTAGAACAATTGCACATCGATGGAGGGTCGTTGGATGGTGCAGGTAATGCGAAGGAAGGTTATATCATCAGGGGTGGCCGGGAAATGGACATGACCTATGAAAACCTTTGGGATATATTTCAGGACATTCCGGCGCTTGAAATGCCGGCTCCCTATACCGTGTTGGATGAATACCGTTTAATCAATGACAACGACTCTAATTACTCCAAAGCCCGCCTGATCCATCAGCAGGGCGTAATAAAAGATTTCAGCAAATTCGGCCTGAACAAAAAAGACCAGATGGCTATTATCAAGCTTCTGCTGAAGAAAAAAGAAGACCTGGACGATCTGACCATTGAAGATTATTTTAGTGAAAGCTTCCTGAGCAGTGATTTCTGGACCTACTGGCGCACGATGTTTGCATTTGAAAACTGGCACAGCCTGCTGGAATTAAAACTTTACATGCACCGGTTCCTCCATGCGATTGATGGATTACATGACTTTTCGTCCCTGGTATTCCCTAAATATAACCAATACGACACCTTTGTAACGCCTTTACGCAATTTCCTAAAAGACAAAGGGGTGAACATCCAGTTTAATACACTCATTAATGACCTGGATATTCATATCAATACCGAGGGAAAAGTAGTGGAAGGGATCATTACAACGCAAAATGGAAAAGAAGTTAAAATACCCGTTGGAAAAGACGACTATGTGATTGTGACCACTGGTTCGATGACCGAAGATACTTTCTATGGGGATAACAAAAAAGCACCTGTCATCACTGTCGACAACAACACGAGCGGAAAGAGCGGTGGATGGAAGCTCTGGAAAAACCTTGCTGCCAAATCACCTGTCTTTGGTAAACCGGAGAAATTCTGCAGCAATATCGAAAAGTCGGCCTGGGAATCCGTGACTTTAACCTGCAGGCCTTCTGCGTTGGTTGAAAAACTAAAGGAATATTGTGTAAATGACCCCTATTCCGGAAAAACAGCTACCGGTGGAATCGTGACCATTACAGATTCCAATTGGTTAATGAGTTTTACCTGTAACAGGCAACCTCATTTCCCGGAACAACCAGATGATATTTTAGTCCTGTGGGTGTACGCCCTGTTCATGGATAAGGAAGGAAATCAGGTCAAAAAAGTAATGCCTGAATGTACCGGAGATGAGATTCTTGCGGAATTGTGTTACCATATGGGCATCATTGATCAGTTGGATGATGTGGTAAAGCACACGATCGTCCGCACGGCTTTCATGCCCTATATTACTTCTATGTTTATGCCGAGGGCAAAAGGTGATCGTCCAAGAGTGGTTCCGGAAGGTTGCAAAAACCTGGGACTGATCGGACAGTTTGTAGAAACCAACAATGATGTGGTATTTACCATGGAAAGCTCCGTAAGGACAGCCAGGATTGCCGTCTATGAACTGCTGGACCTCAATAAACAGGTACCCGATATTAATCCTTTACAATACGATATCCGCCATTTACTCAAAGCCGCAAAAACACTAAATGACAATAAGCCATTTTTGGGTGAAGGTATCTTACGCAGCGTATTGAAAGGAACTTATTTTGAACACATTTTACCGGCAGGCCCGGAAGGAGAAGAAGAACATGAGTCTTTTATCATGGAGCAAGTCAACAAATTCAAAGATTGGATGAAAGGGCTAAAAGACCATTAA
- a CDS encoding ABC transporter ATP-binding protein, with product MTTSIVKIENLSHRYSLDWAIRDINFEISPRGVLGLLGSNGAGKSTTMNILCGVLNQTEGNVFIDGIDTRLHPEQAKRKLGFLPQHAPLHLDLNVDEYLTYCAHIRDVPAKKVRMAVAEVKNKCGISHFSKRLLSNLSGGYKQRVGIAQAIIHHPLLVVLDEPTNGLDPNQILEVRKLIKEISEERSVLFSTHILSEVQATCKEIRMIEGGRMVFADTMEAFNNYIMPNSVLIYLDNPPSMETLSRLPDITSAEALSDGGLRLHFKGSQKNISAKIIEASISNGWQLSEIMLEKSSLDEIFAQLSNHKKPV from the coding sequence ATGACAACCAGTATTGTAAAAATCGAAAACCTTTCCCACCGCTACAGTCTTGACTGGGCCATACGGGATATTAATTTTGAGATCAGCCCAAGAGGAGTCCTCGGGTTGCTGGGCTCTAACGGCGCAGGAAAATCGACTACGATGAACATTCTTTGCGGGGTACTCAACCAAACGGAAGGAAATGTGTTCATTGATGGGATCGACACCAGACTGCATCCCGAACAGGCGAAACGAAAACTTGGATTTCTTCCCCAGCATGCTCCTTTACACCTCGACCTGAATGTCGATGAGTACCTGACCTATTGTGCCCACATCCGGGACGTTCCCGCAAAAAAGGTGCGAATGGCAGTCGCAGAAGTGAAAAATAAATGCGGCATCAGCCATTTCAGTAAACGCCTGCTGAGCAACCTTTCCGGAGGCTATAAACAACGGGTCGGCATTGCACAGGCAATTATTCATCATCCGCTCCTGGTGGTACTGGATGAGCCTACCAACGGGCTCGATCCCAACCAGATTCTGGAGGTACGGAAACTGATCAAAGAAATCTCTGAAGAGCGCTCGGTGCTCTTTTCCACGCATATCCTCTCGGAAGTGCAGGCCACCTGTAAGGAAATCAGAATGATAGAAGGCGGGCGAATGGTCTTTGCCGATACCATGGAAGCCTTTAACAATTACATCATGCCAAATTCTGTGCTGATCTACCTGGACAATCCTCCATCCATGGAGACCCTCAGTCGCCTTCCGGACATTACGAGTGCCGAAGCGCTCAGCGACGGTGGTTTAAGACTCCATTTTAAGGGCTCCCAAAAGAACATTTCGGCAAAGATCATTGAAGCCAGTATCAGCAATGGCTGGCAGCTCAGCGAGATTATGCTCGAGAAAAGCTCCCTTGACGAAATATTCGCCCAACTTTCCAACCATAAAAAGCCAGTATAA
- a CDS encoding Gldg family protein, giving the protein MKKILKIAKLELSILFFAPVAWLVLIIFFLQSGNRFLGLFGSYQEAISMGNQVTDLSFAMFPGTGGLFEQTLQNIYFYIPLLSMGLMSREISSGSIKLLLSSPVTVKEIIFGKYLAITLYGFLLVMILLVYALTGGVLIRNADYGLIGSGLLALFLLICTYAAIGLFMSSLTGYQVVAAISTLAVFAALQYVGSVGQDIDFVRDFTYFLSISGRTDDLLKGLISSRDVIYFLLIIGLFLSLSILRLKAARSPQSAGMLLMKYTGIVTAALLMIYLSSRPQFIWYKDLTANKVRTLTPNSQAVAKQIKGDLSITTYVNLLDQNVYAGLPVSRNLDMSRFDAYRRYIPGLKMKYVYYYDITDLKNNRNMVYQGDLTGLTVKQVAEKVADNMGLEVNDFLSPADIRKRIDLRSEDNNFIRILEYQGRTSKLRLYDEMDAFPLETEITAAIKRLIVPAPRIGVITGHNERSILKTGERNYESFLNAKKVRRSLINQGFEVAAVTLDSGSVPVGLSLLILADPATTLKPAELTALKSYIDNGGNLMITTEPGQQQLINPILKWVDIRLKEGALVMPSNDNLPDQVIATTFREGMPVAMPGVSALQYDNSGAFLADTLLVSAANGWNKQGELAKGATEISYRPDQGDVKGSYPTAIALHRTIKGKMQKILVSGDADFMSNKELSQPKGMNQRFSTTVFKWFVNGEFPVDTRRPEPKDNEILLKKRQISTLKLVFTGLIPLLIGLLGAYIIISRKRK; this is encoded by the coding sequence ATGAAGAAAATACTAAAAATCGCAAAATTAGAACTCAGCATCTTATTCTTTGCACCCGTAGCCTGGCTGGTCCTGATCATCTTTTTCCTGCAGAGTGGCAACCGCTTTCTGGGCCTGTTTGGCAGTTACCAGGAGGCCATATCCATGGGCAATCAGGTTACTGACCTGAGTTTCGCCATGTTCCCGGGTACAGGCGGCCTTTTCGAACAAACCTTGCAGAACATTTACTTTTACATCCCCTTACTCAGCATGGGGCTGATGAGCCGGGAAATCAGTAGTGGCTCCATTAAATTATTGCTTTCTTCGCCCGTTACTGTTAAAGAAATCATTTTCGGGAAATACCTGGCCATAACTCTATATGGTTTCTTATTGGTCATGATATTGCTGGTATATGCGCTTACCGGTGGGGTCTTGATCCGCAATGCAGATTATGGATTGATCGGATCGGGCCTTCTGGCTTTATTCCTCCTCATTTGTACTTATGCGGCAATCGGACTTTTCATGTCCAGCCTTACCGGTTATCAGGTGGTTGCAGCGATCAGTACATTGGCTGTATTTGCAGCCTTACAATACGTAGGAAGTGTTGGCCAGGATATTGATTTTGTAAGGGATTTCACTTATTTCCTTTCCATTTCGGGTAGAACGGACGACCTGCTGAAGGGACTCATCAGCAGCAGGGATGTGATCTATTTTCTCCTTATTATTGGCTTATTCCTTTCGCTCTCCATTCTGCGGCTGAAAGCGGCCAGATCTCCTCAGTCTGCCGGTATGTTGTTGATGAAATACACAGGCATTGTTACAGCGGCACTTTTGATGATTTACCTCAGCTCGAGGCCACAGTTCATTTGGTATAAAGACCTGACCGCAAATAAGGTCCGCACACTGACGCCCAATAGTCAGGCGGTTGCAAAGCAGATCAAGGGCGATTTGAGCATCACAACCTATGTGAATCTGCTGGATCAAAATGTTTATGCCGGCCTGCCGGTCTCCAGAAATCTGGATATGTCCAGGTTCGATGCTTACCGCAGGTATATTCCGGGCCTGAAGATGAAGTACGTTTATTATTACGACATCACTGATCTTAAAAACAATAGAAACATGGTCTACCAGGGCGATCTGACAGGTTTGACCGTAAAACAGGTGGCAGAAAAAGTGGCCGATAATATGGGACTGGAGGTCAATGATTTCCTGTCTCCGGCCGACATCCGTAAGCGCATTGACCTGCGAAGCGAAGACAATAATTTTATTCGTATCCTGGAATACCAGGGAAGAACGAGTAAGTTGAGGCTGTACGATGAAATGGATGCCTTTCCTTTAGAAACAGAAATCACGGCAGCCATAAAACGCCTGATCGTTCCGGCACCGCGAATCGGAGTCATCACCGGACACAACGAACGCAGTATTTTGAAAACAGGAGAACGCAATTATGAATCCTTCCTCAACGCAAAAAAAGTAAGGCGCTCGCTGATCAATCAGGGTTTTGAAGTGGCTGCGGTCACACTGGATTCCGGTTCGGTTCCAGTTGGTCTGAGCCTGCTGATCCTGGCAGATCCGGCTACGACATTAAAGCCTGCTGAACTCACGGCATTAAAATCGTATATTGACAATGGAGGCAACCTGATGATCACTACAGAACCCGGACAGCAACAACTGATCAACCCGATATTAAAATGGGTTGATATCCGGTTAAAGGAAGGCGCCCTGGTGATGCCGAGTAACGACAATCTGCCAGACCAGGTGATCGCAACAACCTTCAGGGAAGGAATGCCGGTGGCGATGCCAGGGGTATCCGCATTGCAATATGACAACAGCGGAGCTTTCCTTGCCGATACCTTACTGGTGAGTGCTGCCAATGGCTGGAACAAACAGGGCGAGCTGGCCAAAGGGGCGACTGAGATTTCCTATCGTCCGGATCAGGGAGATGTCAAAGGAAGTTACCCAACAGCTATCGCACTCCACCGGACGATCAAAGGGAAAATGCAAAAGATCTTGGTATCCGGAGATGCCGATTTTATGTCTAATAAAGAGTTGAGCCAGCCAAAAGGAATGAATCAAAGGTTCAGTACTACTGTGTTCAAATGGTTTGTCAACGGGGAGTTTCCGGTAGATACCCGGCGCCCCGAACCTAAAGACAATGAAATTTTGCTTAAAAAACGACAGATTTCAACGCTCAAGTTGGTGTTTACAGGTTTAATTCCTTTATTAATCGGCCTTCTGGGGGCCTACATCATCATCAGCAGGAAAAGAAAATAA